From the genome of Pantoea alfalfae, one region includes:
- a CDS encoding Gfo/Idh/MocA family oxidoreductase, producing the protein MTLKLGVIGTGTIGQEHIRRCSHVLQGAQVVAVSDINVDGARAALQRLNIEAEVFENGHDVIQSPNVDAVLVTSWDPTHEEFTLAAIAAGKPVFCEKPLAMSAEGCRRVVDAEIQAGKRLVQVGFMRPYDAGYRALKKVITDGDIGEPLMLHCAHRNPTVPENYTTPMAITNTLIHELDVLRWLTSDDYKTVQVIFPRVTSKSHGQLKDPQIVLFETHKGVRIDVEIFVNCAYGYDIQCEVVGEEGIARLPEPSSVQLRKDARLSNTILVDWKDRFIEAYDVELQAFINDINAGQLTGPSAWDGFAASVAADACIKAQNSGAIETVEMPPRPAFYN; encoded by the coding sequence ATGACTTTGAAACTTGGCGTCATCGGTACAGGTACAATTGGTCAGGAACATATTCGCCGCTGCAGCCATGTGCTGCAGGGGGCTCAGGTGGTTGCCGTCTCTGACATCAATGTTGACGGCGCGCGGGCTGCACTGCAACGCCTGAACATAGAGGCGGAGGTGTTTGAAAATGGTCATGATGTGATTCAGTCACCCAACGTCGATGCGGTGCTGGTCACCTCATGGGATCCGACCCACGAAGAGTTCACCTTAGCGGCAATTGCCGCCGGTAAACCGGTCTTCTGTGAGAAGCCGCTGGCGATGAGCGCCGAGGGCTGCCGCCGGGTAGTGGATGCAGAGATTCAGGCGGGTAAACGCCTGGTGCAGGTTGGCTTTATGCGCCCTTACGATGCGGGCTATCGCGCCCTGAAAAAAGTGATCACCGATGGCGATATCGGTGAACCGCTGATGCTGCACTGCGCGCACCGCAACCCGACCGTGCCAGAAAACTACACCACGCCGATGGCGATTACGAATACCCTGATCCACGAGCTGGATGTGCTGCGCTGGCTGACCAGTGATGACTATAAAACGGTGCAGGTGATCTTCCCGCGCGTGACGTCAAAGTCCCATGGTCAGCTGAAAGACCCGCAGATCGTCCTGTTCGAAACTCACAAAGGGGTCCGCATTGACGTCGAGATCTTCGTTAACTGCGCTTACGGCTATGACATTCAGTGTGAAGTGGTCGGTGAAGAGGGCATTGCCCGCCTGCCAGAGCCTTCTTCGGTGCAGCTGCGCAAAGATGCCCGCCTGTCGAACACCATTCTGGTGGACTGGAAAGATCGCTTTATCGAGGCGTATGACGTTGAGCTGCAGGCGTTTATCAACGATATCAACGCGGGCCAGCTTACCGGTCCTTCTGCCTGGGATGGCTTTGCTGCCTCGGTGGCCGCCGATGCCTGCATCAAAGCGCAGAACAGTGGTGCGATCGAGACGGTAGAGATGCCACCGCGTCCCGCTTTCTATAACTGA
- a CDS encoding TIM barrel protein, which yields MAIDPTRFCINRKIAPRLSLEAFFQLVQRLGLSKVELRNDMPGGSVTDDLSTVQLRALADKYHIDIVTINALYPFNRIDDALLTRAESLLQTAQQIGAKALVMCPLNEGITVSPQQTQAAMQKLAPRFAHYGIQGLVEPLGFPVSSLRSIVQAQELIAEAGVPFKLLLDTFHHHLYEQAEQEFPTGIDIDQIGLVHLSGVEDRRPTAELTDDERIMLSDNDVLKSVVQVKRLEMLGYKGVYAFEPFSGQLNSWTPAEIECQIRHSIELLQA from the coding sequence ATGGCTATCGATCCCACCCGTTTCTGTATCAACCGCAAAATTGCGCCCCGGCTCTCGCTGGAGGCCTTCTTTCAGCTGGTTCAGCGTCTGGGGCTGAGCAAGGTCGAACTGCGTAATGACATGCCGGGCGGCAGCGTCACCGATGATCTCAGTACCGTTCAGCTGCGTGCCCTTGCCGATAAGTATCACATCGATATCGTCACGATTAATGCGCTCTATCCGTTTAACCGGATTGATGACGCGCTGCTGACGCGGGCCGAGTCGCTGTTACAGACAGCACAACAGATTGGCGCAAAGGCACTGGTGATGTGTCCACTGAATGAGGGAATTACCGTGTCGCCTCAGCAGACGCAGGCGGCGATGCAGAAGCTGGCGCCGCGCTTTGCCCATTACGGTATTCAGGGTCTGGTCGAGCCGCTGGGGTTTCCGGTCAGCTCACTGCGTTCGATCGTGCAGGCGCAGGAATTGATCGCAGAGGCAGGCGTGCCCTTTAAGCTGCTGCTGGATACCTTTCATCATCATCTCTATGAGCAGGCTGAACAGGAATTTCCGACAGGTATCGATATTGACCAGATTGGGCTGGTGCATCTTTCGGGCGTGGAAGATCGGCGTCCGACTGCCGAACTGACCGACGACGAACGGATCATGCTGAGTGACAACGATGTGCTGAAGAGCGTGGTGCAGGTTAAACGGCTGGAAATGCTCGGCTACAAAGGCGTCTACGCCTTTGAGCCGTTCTCCGGTCAGCTCAACAGCTGGACCCCGGCGGAGATTGAATGCCAGATCCGCCACAGTATTGAACTGCTGCAGGCCTGA
- a CDS encoding MFS transporter yields the protein MPEQPAAEQNAPSGSLNISLLILSIVAYNFASYLTIGLPLAVLPGWVHDQLGFSAFWAGVVISLQYVATLLSRPHAGRYADLWGPKKVVVTGLVGCLISGLCILLAALIASPVWSLILLCVGRLILGVGQSFTGTGTSLWGVARVGSLHIGRVISWNGIVTYGAMAIGAPLGVVIFRAGGLLWLSLVIVAICVVGIVCAVPRPAVKASRARPLPFRAVLGKIAGFGAILAMGSAGFGVIATFITLFYQDKGWEGAAFALSLFSAAFVGARLLFPNAINRHGGLRVASVCLAVEAAGLFLVAAAGDPWMAKAGAFLTGAGFSLVFPALGVVAVKVVPQQNQGSALATYTAFMDLSLGITGPLAGFIMNYADVSRVYLLTGLLVCVAFFCTLRLQRRHASASVTDESSG from the coding sequence ATGCCTGAACAGCCTGCAGCGGAACAGAATGCTCCATCCGGAAGCCTGAATATCTCGCTGCTGATCCTCTCTATCGTCGCCTACAACTTTGCCAGCTATCTCACTATTGGTCTGCCGCTGGCGGTCCTGCCTGGCTGGGTGCATGACCAGCTGGGCTTCAGCGCATTCTGGGCGGGCGTGGTGATCAGCCTGCAATATGTGGCAACACTGCTGAGCCGGCCACACGCCGGGCGCTATGCCGATCTCTGGGGACCAAAGAAAGTGGTGGTGACCGGTCTGGTGGGCTGTCTGATTAGCGGATTGTGTATTCTGCTGGCGGCGCTGATCGCATCACCGGTGTGGAGCCTGATACTGCTCTGCGTGGGCCGGTTGATTCTGGGTGTGGGCCAGAGCTTTACTGGCACCGGCACCTCGTTGTGGGGGGTGGCGCGGGTGGGGTCACTGCACATTGGCCGCGTGATTTCCTGGAACGGCATCGTCACCTACGGTGCGATGGCGATAGGCGCGCCGCTGGGCGTGGTGATCTTCCGGGCAGGTGGGCTGCTGTGGCTGTCACTGGTGATTGTGGCCATCTGCGTGGTCGGCATCGTCTGCGCGGTCCCGCGTCCGGCGGTAAAAGCCAGCCGCGCCAGACCGCTGCCGTTTCGGGCGGTGCTGGGGAAAATCGCTGGCTTTGGCGCAATTCTGGCGATGGGATCGGCAGGTTTCGGCGTGATTGCCACCTTTATCACGCTGTTCTATCAGGATAAAGGCTGGGAAGGGGCCGCCTTTGCGCTCTCCCTGTTCAGCGCTGCTTTCGTCGGGGCGCGCCTGCTGTTTCCGAATGCAATTAACCGCCATGGTGGCCTGCGGGTCGCCAGCGTCTGTCTGGCGGTTGAGGCTGCCGGACTCTTTCTGGTCGCTGCAGCGGGTGATCCCTGGATGGCAAAAGCGGGCGCGTTTCTGACCGGCGCCGGATTCTCACTGGTGTTCCCGGCGCTGGGTGTGGTGGCGGTAAAAGTAGTGCCGCAGCAGAATCAGGGCAGCGCCCTGGCGACCTACACCGCTTTTATGGATCTGTCGCTGGGAATAACCGGGCCACTGGCCGGGTTCATCATGAATTATGCGGATGTTTCACGCGTCTATCTGCTCACGGGATTGCTGGTCTGCGTCGCGTTTTTCTGCACGCTGCGTCTGCAGCGGCGTCACGCTTCAGCGTCAGTAACGGACGAGAGTTCAGGATAA
- the iolB gene encoding 5-deoxy-glucuronate isomerase gives MSLLSKAQAPDAQGRIQHVTPERAGWRYVGFDAYLLKKGETLRLTSGDKELCLVLVAGLASVKTRHAEFPGIGKRMSPFERVPPYSVYVPHDDEVEVYADSDLELAVCNAPGQGNLPARLIAPADVGVEHRGKGRNQRLVHNILPDNEPADSLLVVEVYTNEGDTSSYPSHKHDQEESENETYLEETYYHRFDPEPGFAMQRVYTDDRSLDVCMAPYNRDVVMVPRGYHPVATLAGYNNYYLNVMAGPVRLWKFTWEKDHAWVNSDSYPRKA, from the coding sequence ATGTCTTTACTGTCGAAAGCACAGGCCCCTGACGCACAGGGTCGTATCCAGCATGTGACGCCTGAGCGCGCTGGCTGGCGTTATGTTGGCTTTGATGCTTATCTGCTGAAAAAAGGGGAAACCCTGCGTCTGACCAGCGGTGATAAAGAGCTGTGTCTGGTGCTGGTGGCCGGGCTGGCCTCGGTGAAAACCCGCCATGCTGAATTTCCCGGCATCGGTAAGCGCATGTCGCCTTTCGAACGTGTGCCGCCATATTCTGTGTATGTGCCGCATGATGATGAAGTGGAAGTCTATGCTGACAGCGATCTTGAGCTGGCTGTCTGTAACGCACCCGGTCAGGGCAATCTGCCTGCAAGACTGATTGCGCCAGCCGATGTCGGTGTTGAGCATCGCGGAAAAGGGCGCAATCAGCGCCTGGTTCACAATATCCTGCCTGACAATGAACCGGCTGATAGCCTGCTGGTGGTGGAAGTCTATACCAACGAGGGCGATACCAGCTCTTATCCCAGCCACAAGCACGACCAGGAGGAGAGTGAAAACGAAACCTACCTGGAAGAGACCTACTATCACCGTTTCGATCCGGAACCTGGCTTTGCCATGCAGCGCGTTTACACCGACGACCGTTCCCTGGATGTCTGTATGGCACCCTATAATCGCGACGTTGTGATGGTACCGCGCGGCTATCATCCGGTAGCGACGCTGGCGGGATACAACAACTACTATCTGAACGTGATGGCGGGGCCGGTGCGGCTGTGGAAATTTACCTGGGAGAAAGATCACGCCTGGGTGAACAGCGACAGCTATCCACGGAAAGCGTAA
- a CDS encoding CoA-acylating methylmalonate-semialdehyde dehydrogenase, which yields MTIIGNFIGGQTTFSASNETIPVYDPATGKVVRELTQSTADEVAQAIGVAHDAFAAWSKTSPLRRARVLFNFKALMEQHRDELAALIVSEHGKVWSDALGELTRGIEVIEFACGIPHLLKGEYSPNVGGGVDSFSLMQPVGVVAGITPFNFPAMVPLWMFPIALACGNTFVLKPPALDPSAAVRMAELLTEAGLPDGVFNVVHSSNEDAEQLYKDPRIAAVSFVGSSGVAEHIYKTASAHGKRVQAFGAAKNHAIVMPDADLDATVNAIMGGAFGSAGERCMALPVVVAVGDDTADKLIARLTPLVKALRIGPGINQGAEENEMGPVVSAAHQKKVLGYIDKGEQEGAKLVVDGRNVQVAGHAEGYYVGGTLFDNVTSEMVIWREEIFGPVLSIMRAPDYDSALQLVNSHEFGNGSAIFTSNGHTAREFVQNVEAGMVGVNVPVPVPMAFHSFGGWKRSVFGALNVHGPDGVRFYTRMKTATVRWPSGQQSVSEFSMPTLG from the coding sequence ATGACAATCATAGGTAACTTTATTGGCGGCCAAACGACCTTCAGCGCCAGCAACGAAACCATTCCTGTTTACGATCCGGCAACCGGCAAAGTGGTTCGTGAACTGACGCAAAGTACCGCTGATGAAGTGGCTCAGGCGATTGGTGTCGCACATGACGCATTTGCTGCCTGGTCAAAAACCTCGCCGCTGCGTCGCGCCCGCGTTCTGTTTAACTTTAAAGCCCTGATGGAGCAGCATCGTGATGAGCTGGCGGCGCTGATTGTCTCTGAGCATGGCAAAGTCTGGTCTGATGCGTTAGGTGAACTGACGCGCGGCATTGAAGTGATTGAGTTTGCCTGCGGGATTCCACATCTGCTTAAAGGTGAATATTCCCCGAACGTCGGCGGCGGCGTTGACAGCTTCTCGCTGATGCAGCCGGTGGGTGTCGTGGCGGGTATTACGCCGTTTAACTTCCCCGCAATGGTGCCGCTGTGGATGTTCCCGATCGCCCTGGCCTGCGGTAATACCTTTGTTCTGAAGCCACCAGCGCTGGATCCGTCTGCGGCCGTGCGTATGGCTGAACTGCTGACCGAAGCGGGTCTGCCGGATGGCGTATTCAACGTGGTGCACAGCTCTAACGAAGATGCTGAACAGCTCTATAAAGATCCGCGCATTGCTGCGGTGAGCTTCGTCGGGTCATCGGGCGTGGCTGAACATATCTATAAAACCGCCAGCGCCCACGGCAAGCGGGTGCAGGCGTTTGGCGCGGCGAAAAACCACGCTATCGTTATGCCGGACGCCGATCTGGATGCCACCGTTAACGCGATTATGGGCGGCGCATTTGGCTCGGCCGGTGAACGCTGCATGGCGCTGCCAGTGGTGGTCGCGGTGGGCGATGATACTGCCGACAAACTGATTGCCCGTCTGACGCCGCTGGTGAAAGCGCTGCGGATCGGCCCTGGGATCAATCAGGGTGCCGAAGAAAATGAGATGGGGCCAGTTGTCTCAGCTGCACACCAGAAGAAGGTGCTGGGTTACATCGATAAAGGCGAGCAGGAAGGCGCGAAGCTGGTGGTCGATGGCCGTAACGTGCAGGTTGCAGGCCACGCCGAAGGTTACTACGTTGGTGGCACGCTGTTTGATAACGTCACCTCTGAGATGGTGATCTGGCGTGAAGAGATTTTTGGGCCGGTGCTGAGCATCATGCGCGCACCGGACTACGACAGCGCGCTGCAACTGGTCAACAGCCATGAGTTTGGTAACGGCAGCGCCATTTTCACCAGCAACGGTCACACCGCGCGTGAGTTTGTGCAGAACGTTGAAGCGGGCATGGTCGGTGTTAACGTGCCGGTTCCGGTACCGATGGCGTTTCACAGCTTCGGTGGCTGGAAACGTTCGGTGTTTGGCGCGCTCAATGTTCACGGGCCGGATGGCGTGCGCTTCTATACCCGTATGAAAACCGCCACCGTGCGCTGGCCGTCCGGTCAGCAGAGCGTGTCTGAATTCAGTATGCCAACCTTAGGCTGA
- a CDS encoding bifunctional 5-dehydro-2-deoxygluconokinase/5-dehydro-2-deoxyphosphogluconate aldolase, with product MSTQQKPLDVICIGRIAVDFYGQQIGARLEDVTSFAKYLGGSSGNVAYGTAIQGLKSAMLARVGDEHNGRFLREELQRVGCNTDALITDAKRLTGMVILGIKDEETFPLIFYRDNCADMGLVPDDIDEAFITSSRAVAVTGTHLSHPQTREAVLKALDIARRNGLRTALDIDYRPVLWGLTSLGDGETRFIESSQVTQQLQEVVHYFDLIVGTEEEFHIAGGSTDTLTALKNVRQASQATLVCKRGPLGCVVFEGEIPDSWEQTQLHTGVRVDVLNVLGAGDAFMSGLLRGWLNDEGWEQACRYANACGALVVSRHGCAPAMPTKAELDDFLSRDTEVKRPDLDSRLNHLHRVTTRKQQWPELNVFAFDHRKQLADMAQEAGVDESRIPQLKLLLLEAAQQAASEAGLENKSGILADTTYGQKALNAITGKKWWIGRPIELPSSRPLRLEHGNIGSQLIDWPAEHVVKCLVFYHPHDSAELRKEQDDLVLDVWKGCNKSGHELLLEVILPESNPDKNEAYYLDILSHFYSLGIQPDWWKLPPLSAESWQAISGLIEQQDPHCRGILLLGLDAPEEKLKAGFAAAAKAPWVKGFAVGRTIFGQPSRQWLQGELDDQALIETVKGNYLRLIEYWRAARA from the coding sequence ATGAGTACACAACAGAAGCCGCTTGATGTGATTTGTATCGGGCGCATCGCCGTTGATTTTTATGGCCAGCAAATCGGAGCGCGGCTGGAAGATGTCACCTCCTTTGCTAAATATCTGGGGGGATCGTCGGGCAACGTCGCTTATGGCACCGCGATTCAGGGGCTGAAATCAGCGATGCTGGCGCGGGTGGGAGATGAGCATAATGGTCGCTTTCTGCGTGAGGAATTGCAGCGCGTGGGCTGTAACACCGATGCCCTGATCACCGATGCAAAACGCCTGACTGGCATGGTGATCCTGGGGATTAAAGATGAAGAGACTTTTCCGCTGATTTTCTACCGTGATAACTGCGCTGATATGGGTCTGGTGCCGGACGATATCGACGAAGCCTTTATTACCTCGTCCCGCGCGGTGGCGGTCACCGGCACGCACTTATCCCATCCGCAGACGCGTGAAGCGGTGCTGAAAGCACTGGATATCGCCCGCCGCAATGGCCTGCGCACGGCGCTGGATATCGATTACCGCCCGGTGTTATGGGGACTGACCTCTCTGGGCGACGGTGAAACACGTTTCATTGAGTCCTCTCAGGTCACGCAGCAGTTGCAGGAAGTGGTGCACTATTTCGATTTGATCGTCGGCACCGAAGAGGAGTTTCATATTGCCGGTGGCAGCACCGATACTCTGACTGCGCTGAAAAACGTGCGTCAGGCGAGCCAGGCGACGCTGGTCTGCAAACGCGGTCCGCTGGGTTGTGTGGTGTTTGAAGGTGAAATTCCGGATAGCTGGGAACAGACTCAGCTGCACACCGGCGTGCGCGTCGACGTGCTCAACGTGCTGGGCGCGGGCGATGCCTTTATGTCTGGCCTGCTGCGCGGCTGGCTGAATGATGAAGGCTGGGAGCAGGCGTGCCGTTATGCCAATGCCTGTGGCGCGCTGGTCGTGTCGCGCCACGGCTGTGCCCCTGCCATGCCAACCAAAGCGGAGCTGGATGATTTCCTGAGCCGCGACACAGAGGTGAAACGTCCCGATCTCGACAGTCGTCTGAACCATCTGCACCGTGTGACCACCCGTAAGCAGCAGTGGCCGGAGCTGAACGTTTTCGCCTTTGACCATCGCAAACAGCTGGCGGATATGGCGCAGGAAGCGGGCGTTGATGAGAGCCGCATTCCACAGCTTAAACTGCTGCTGCTGGAAGCCGCTCAGCAGGCGGCCAGTGAGGCGGGACTAGAGAACAAAAGTGGCATTCTGGCGGATACCACGTATGGTCAGAAAGCGCTGAATGCCATCACGGGTAAAAAGTGGTGGATTGGCCGCCCAATCGAGCTGCCCAGCTCACGTCCACTGCGTCTGGAGCATGGCAACATCGGCTCGCAGCTAATCGACTGGCCCGCCGAACATGTCGTGAAATGTCTGGTCTTCTATCATCCACATGACAGTGCTGAACTGCGCAAAGAGCAGGACGATCTGGTGCTCGACGTCTGGAAAGGCTGCAATAAAAGTGGCCATGAGCTGCTGCTGGAAGTGATTCTTCCCGAGAGTAACCCGGATAAGAATGAAGCCTATTACCTCGATATACTGAGCCATTTTTACAGTCTGGGCATCCAGCCGGACTGGTGGAAACTGCCCCCGCTATCCGCAGAGAGCTGGCAGGCGATCAGCGGTCTGATTGAGCAGCAGGATCCTCACTGTCGCGGCATTCTGTTACTCGGTCTGGATGCGCCCGAAGAGAAGCTTAAAGCGGGCTTCGCCGCGGCGGCCAAAGCGCCCTGGGTGAAAGGTTTTGCGGTAGGCCGCACTATCTTTGGTCAGCCTTCCCGCCAGTGGTTACAGGGGGAGCTGGACGATCAGGCGCTGATTGAGACGGTTAAAGGCAACTATCTGCGACTGATTGAGTACTGGCGCGCTGCCCGCGCCTGA
- a CDS encoding MurR/RpiR family transcriptional regulator, whose translation MNNNPTQLSLLQDDIRRRYETLSKRLKQVARYILDNSNSIAFDTVASIAQQADVPPSTLIRFANAFGFSGFNEMKQVFRQHLMEETVNYTERARLFRQTSTDDSASAPESPAEILNVFTMVNSQALQQLAMQVNPEQLNKAVKLLNEAENIYVIGLRRSFSVASYLVYALRHLERRAFLIDGLGGMFTEQLSLVNPKDVVIAISYSPYAREAVEVVEMGAKRGAHQIAITDSQVSPLAAFSDVCFVVREAQVDGFRSQVASLCLAQTLAVSLALNNAKTS comes from the coding sequence ATGAACAATAATCCCACCCAACTTTCTCTCTTGCAGGACGATATTCGTCGCCGCTACGAAACGCTGAGCAAGCGTCTTAAACAGGTTGCGCGCTACATCCTTGATAACAGTAACAGTATTGCTTTTGATACCGTCGCCTCAATTGCTCAGCAGGCCGATGTGCCGCCGTCGACGCTGATCCGTTTTGCGAATGCATTTGGCTTCAGCGGCTTCAACGAAATGAAACAGGTTTTTCGTCAGCACCTGATGGAAGAGACGGTCAATTATACCGAGCGCGCGCGTCTGTTTCGTCAGACCTCAACGGACGACAGCGCCAGTGCGCCTGAAAGTCCGGCGGAGATCCTTAACGTCTTTACCATGGTGAACAGCCAGGCGCTGCAGCAGCTGGCGATGCAGGTAAACCCTGAGCAGCTGAACAAAGCAGTGAAGCTGCTGAATGAGGCTGAGAACATCTATGTAATTGGCCTGCGTCGCTCGTTCAGCGTCGCCTCCTATCTGGTCTACGCGCTGCGTCATCTGGAGCGTCGTGCTTTTCTGATTGATGGTCTGGGCGGGATGTTCACCGAGCAGCTCAGCCTGGTTAACCCGAAAGATGTGGTGATTGCGATCAGCTACTCGCCCTATGCGCGTGAAGCGGTCGAGGTAGTCGAAATGGGAGCCAAGCGTGGCGCGCATCAGATTGCCATTACCGACAGTCAGGTCAGCCCACTGGCTGCCTTTAGCGATGTCTGTTTTGTGGTGCGAGAAGCACAGGTCGATGGCTTCCGTTCGCAGGTCGCCTCACTCTGCCTGGCACAGACGCTGGCGGTTTCGCTGGCGCTGAACAACGCAAAGACCAGCTGA
- the iolD gene encoding 3D-(3,5/4)-trihydroxycyclohexane-1,2-dione acylhydrolase (decyclizing) — protein sequence MGTIRLTTAQALVKFLDNQFIDVDGVETKFVKGIFAIFGHGNVLGLGQALEQDSGDLVVWQGRNEQGMAHAATGFARQSLRRQIIACSSSVGPGAANMITAAATATANRIPLLLLPGDVFATRQPDPVLQQIEQSYDLSISTNDAFRAVSKYWDRVSRPEQLMSACINAMRVLTDPAETGAVTLSLPQDVQGEAWDYPDYFFQKRVHRLDRRLPVAAQLADALTLINRKRKPIIICGGGVKYSEAGEALRQFAERYQIPFAETQAGKGTLVSDHPLNVGGVGETGCLAANLLAKEADLVIGIGTRYTDFTTASKWIFQHPDVSFLNINVSNFDSYKLDGVQLLADAREGLTALTAALASQHYSNDWGNQIEQAQSQLLKETQRVYQVEYHDGDFVPEIADHLDREAVFAEFNRLTQSLLTQSSVLGTLNEQLPKDAVVVAAAGSLPGDLQRVWRTKDYNAYHVEYGYSCMGYEVNAALGAKLAQPQREVYALVGDGSFMMLHSELVTSIQERAKINVVLLDNMTNGCINNLQMEHGMDSFTTEFRFRNAESGRLDGGFIPVDFAAIAAGYGCKTYRVTSLEQLKAALEDARTQTVSTLIDIKVLPKTMIHKYFSWWHVGVAQASKTERAQAVADKLNSHLDQARKY from the coding sequence ATGGGCACAATCAGACTGACCACGGCACAGGCGCTGGTTAAATTTCTTGATAATCAATTCATCGATGTTGATGGCGTTGAGACGAAGTTCGTCAAAGGCATCTTCGCCATCTTCGGCCATGGCAACGTGCTGGGGCTGGGCCAGGCGCTGGAACAGGACAGCGGCGATCTGGTGGTCTGGCAGGGGCGTAATGAGCAGGGCATGGCCCATGCTGCCACTGGCTTTGCCCGTCAGTCGCTGCGCCGTCAGATTATCGCCTGCAGTTCGTCTGTAGGACCGGGTGCGGCTAACATGATTACTGCCGCCGCCACTGCGACCGCTAACCGCATTCCTCTGTTGCTACTGCCCGGCGACGTCTTCGCCACGCGCCAGCCCGATCCGGTGCTGCAGCAGATTGAGCAGAGCTACGATCTCAGCATCAGCACTAACGACGCCTTCCGCGCCGTCAGCAAATACTGGGATCGTGTCAGCCGCCCTGAGCAGCTGATGTCCGCCTGTATCAATGCCATGCGCGTGCTGACCGATCCGGCCGAAACCGGCGCGGTCACGCTGTCGCTGCCGCAGGATGTGCAGGGCGAAGCCTGGGATTACCCGGACTACTTCTTCCAGAAACGCGTGCACCGTCTGGATCGCCGCCTGCCAGTCGCGGCGCAGCTGGCGGATGCCCTGACGCTGATTAACCGTAAGCGCAAGCCGATAATTATCTGCGGCGGCGGGGTAAAATATTCCGAAGCGGGCGAGGCACTGCGCCAGTTTGCCGAACGCTATCAGATTCCCTTTGCCGAGACGCAGGCGGGCAAGGGCACGCTGGTCTCTGACCATCCGCTGAATGTCGGCGGCGTAGGCGAAACCGGCTGTCTGGCCGCTAACCTGCTGGCGAAAGAGGCCGATTTAGTCATCGGCATCGGCACCCGCTACACCGACTTCACCACCGCATCCAAATGGATTTTCCAGCATCCCGATGTCAGCTTCCTGAACATCAACGTCAGCAACTTCGACAGCTACAAGCTCGATGGTGTGCAGCTGCTGGCCGATGCCCGTGAAGGGCTGACCGCGCTCACTGCTGCGCTGGCCTCACAGCACTACAGCAATGACTGGGGCAATCAGATTGAGCAGGCGCAGAGTCAGCTGCTGAAAGAGACGCAGCGCGTCTATCAGGTGGAATATCACGATGGCGACTTTGTGCCGGAGATTGCTGACCATCTCGATCGCGAAGCGGTGTTCGCAGAATTTAACCGCCTGACTCAGTCACTGCTGACGCAAAGCAGCGTGCTCGGCACCTTAAATGAGCAACTGCCGAAAGATGCGGTCGTGGTAGCCGCCGCAGGCAGCCTGCCGGGCGACCTGCAGCGCGTCTGGCGCACCAAAGATTACAACGCCTACCACGTCGAATATGGCTACTCCTGCATGGGCTATGAAGTGAATGCCGCGCTGGGTGCAAAACTGGCGCAGCCGCAACGCGAGGTCTATGCGCTGGTCGGCGACGGCTCCTTTATGATGCTGCACTCTGAGCTGGTCACCTCGATTCAGGAAAGGGCGAAGATCAACGTCGTGCTGCTGGATAACATGACTAACGGCTGTATCAACAACCTGCAGATGGAACACGGTATGGACAGCTTCACCACCGAGTTCCGTTTCCGTAACGCGGAAAGCGGCAGGCTGGACGGTGGCTTTATCCCGGTCGATTTCGCGGCCATTGCTGCCGGTTATGGCTGCAAAACTTATCGCGTCACCAGCCTGGAGCAGCTTAAAGCGGCGCTGGAAGATGCCCGCACCCAGACGGTTTCTACCCTTATCGACATCAAAGTGCTGCCAAAAACCATGATCCACAAATATTTCAGCTGGTGGCACGTCGGCGTAGCACAGGCGTCGAAAACCGAACGCGCTCAGGCGGTGGCGGACAAGCTCAACAGCCATCTGGATCAGGCGCGCAAATACTGA